DNA from Leucobacter aridicollis:
TAGATGCGGAACGGACGCACCTCGTTCGCGTAGGAGGCGAGCGGCAGCGCATCGGTCACCCCGTCGCCACCGCAGATCTGGATCGCGCGGTCGATGATCCGGCCGATCGCATCCGAGCAGTGCACCTTGGCGACCCCGGAGAGAGCCGCCCCGGCGTCGGGATCGCGGTCGAGGAGTTCGGCGGTGCGGTCGATGATCGCTTCCGAGGTCGCGATGTCGATCTCGGACTGCGCGAGCATGTCCTGAGCGACGCCGAGGTCCCTGAGCGGGGACCCAAACAACTCGCGGTTCGCCGCACGGTCGAGCGCGACGTCTTGCGCGCGCTTCGCGAGGCCGAGCCACCGCATGCAGTGGGTGAGCCGCGCCGGCCCGAGCCTGACCTGTGCGTAGGCGAAGCCCTCGCCCGGCGCACCGAGCACGGCATCGTCGCCGACGACGCAGTCCTCGAAGTAGACGTGCGGGTGCCCGCCGGCGATCGCCGTGTCGATCGCGTTGATCGGGTTGCCGACGCGCACACCGGGGTGATCCATGTCGACGAGGAGCATGGTGGCCCCCTCCGGGAATCCCTCGTCCGGGACCGCAGGGGTGCGCACCATGAGAATGCAGTACGCCGCACCCTCGGCGCCGCTGATGAAACGCTTGTGGGCGTTGATCCGCCAGCCGCCGGCGACGCGCTCCGCCGATGAGCGGAGCGCGCGCGGGTCGGATCCCGCACCGGGGTGCGGCTCCGTCATGCCGAAGCACGACCGGACGGCGCCTTCCCCGAGCGGGCGGAGGTAGCGTTCCTTCTGCGCGTCGGTCGCGATGAGCTCGAGCATGTGCATATTGCCCTCGTCGGGCGCCATGCAGTTGAGCACAGCGGGCCCGATCGGCGAGTAGCCCGCCTCGGTGAAGATCGCTGGCCAGTGTTCGAGCGGCACGCCCTGCCCGCCGTATTCGGGGGCGAGGTGGGGTGCGAATACTCCGGCGTCCTTGGCCCGCTGCATGAGGGCGAGCCGTGTCGAGTCTGGCAGCGTGGTGCCGGGTTTTGGTTCGGCGGGGATGACCACGTCGCGAATGAAGGCGCGCGTGCGCAGGCGGAGGGCCTCGTAGGGTTCAGGGAGTGCGCCGGTCATGCTGCACCCCCGACCGCGAGCAGCCCGCCGTCGAGCACGAGCGTCTGCCCGGACACCCACGACGCGTCGGGCGAGACGAGGTAGGCGACGGCGCCAGCGATGTCGGCAGGCGTGCCGAGACGCTTGAGCGGGTAGGCGGCCGCGACGTCTTGCTCGCGGCCCTCGTAGAGCGCCTTCGCGAAGTCGGTCTTCACGACGGCTGGCGCGACGGCGTTCACGCGTACCTCGGGGCCGAGCTCCGCGGCGAGGGTCGTCGTTAGGTGGCAGACCGCGGCCTTCGTGACGCCGTACATTCCAATGCCTGGCGACGGGATGTAGCCGGTCACCGATGAGAGATTGACGATCGACCCGCCATGCTGCCTGAAGCCGAGTTCCGCGTGATGGTAGGCGGCCTGCGACCAGGCCAGCGTGGAGACGATGTTCACCTCCATGATCTTGCGGGCAGCGGCGAGGTCGACCTCGATGAGTTTGCCGTAGATCGGGTTGATGCCCGCGTTGTTCACGAGAATGTCGAGCCTGCCCCACTCGGCGGCGACGCGGTCCATGACCGCCGCGCGATGCTCCGGGTCGTCGGCCTTGCCCGCCACC
Protein-coding regions in this window:
- a CDS encoding SDR family oxidoreductase, giving the protein MTETKTLPLAGKTAIVTGASRGIGLAIAARLAADGAKVCITARTEDALQEAAATLPEGQVMAVAGKADDPEHRAAVMDRVAAEWGRLDILVNNAGINPIYGKLIEVDLAAARKIMEVNIVSTLAWSQAAYHHAELGFRQHGGSIVNLSSVTGYIPSPGIGMYGVTKAAVCHLTTTLAAELGPEVRVNAVAPAVVKTDFAKALYEGREQDVAAAYPLKRLGTPADIAGAVAYLVSPDASWVSGQTLVLDGGLLAVGGAA
- a CDS encoding acyl-CoA dehydrogenase family protein, with translation MTGALPEPYEALRLRTRAFIRDVVIPAEPKPGTTLPDSTRLALMQRAKDAGVFAPHLAPEYGGQGVPLEHWPAIFTEAGYSPIGPAVLNCMAPDEGNMHMLELIATDAQKERYLRPLGEGAVRSCFGMTEPHPGAGSDPRALRSSAERVAGGWRINAHKRFISGAEGAAYCILMVRTPAVPDEGFPEGATMLLVDMDHPGVRVGNPINAIDTAIAGGHPHVYFEDCVVGDDAVLGAPGEGFAYAQVRLGPARLTHCMRWLGLAKRAQDVALDRAANRELFGSPLRDLGVAQDMLAQSEIDIATSEAIIDRTAELLDRDPDAGAALSGVAKVHCSDAIGRIIDRAIQICGGDGVTDALPLASYANEVRPFRIYDGSNETHKWAIAKRASSRRRREVEAGAPRLDAVDEHGADTWGAR